One Gloeothece verrucosa PCC 7822 DNA window includes the following coding sequences:
- the rsmD gene encoding 16S rRNA (guanine(966)-N(2))-methyltransferase RsmD — MRIYGNRILKTLPGQLTRPTSAKVREALFNIWQGAIVDCRWLDLCAGNGSMGAEALCRGAKEAVAIEQYGRACEIIKQNWQQVANSAQEFQIIRGDVVSKLSTLSEKKFDRIYFDPPYNSGLYEPVLEAIATYKILDDAGEIAVEHDPKLWQPLNLRGLAISREKSYGNTALTFYQVDE; from the coding sequence ATGAGAATTTACGGCAATCGCATCTTAAAAACCTTACCTGGACAATTAACCCGTCCTACTTCTGCTAAAGTCCGAGAAGCTTTATTTAATATTTGGCAGGGGGCAATTGTTGACTGTCGCTGGTTAGATTTATGTGCTGGCAATGGTTCAATGGGGGCTGAAGCTTTATGTCGAGGAGCCAAAGAAGCAGTGGCTATTGAACAATATGGGCGAGCTTGTGAAATTATTAAACAAAACTGGCAACAAGTGGCTAACTCTGCTCAAGAGTTTCAGATTATTCGAGGAGATGTGGTGAGCAAATTATCAACCCTATCTGAAAAAAAGTTTGATAGGATTTATTTTGATCCTCCTTATAATAGTGGTTTATATGAACCGGTGTTAGAAGCAATAGCCACTTATAAAATTCTGGATGATGCGGGTGAAATAGCCGTCGAACATGACCCGAAATTATGGCAGCCGCTCAATCTTCGTGGACTGGCCATTTCTCGAGAAAAAAGCTATGGCAATACCGCTTTAACTTTTTATCAAGTTGATGAGTGA
- a CDS encoding SIMPL domain-containing protein translates to MLPVTSLKKIIVVLSCLSLMSISPAFAQEKILRTLTVTGQGEQRIPATIAQVELGVEIQGNNAATVQQEVAKRSNAVIELLRNRNVQQLKTTGIRLQPNYDYSNNQRRLIGYVGVNTVSFRFPVEQVGVLLDDVIRTGATRIDNISLTASESAITQAQRQALQQATADAQQQAEVVLKSLNLNAKEIVSISINGANVPQPRLLENQGFAAKADAASTPVVGGEQTVNASVTLQISY, encoded by the coding sequence ATGTTACCCGTTACTTCTTTGAAAAAAATAATTGTTGTTTTGAGTTGCCTCAGCTTGATGTCTATTAGCCCGGCGTTCGCTCAAGAAAAAATCCTACGAACTTTAACCGTTACCGGACAAGGAGAACAAAGAATCCCTGCTACCATTGCACAAGTAGAATTAGGAGTAGAAATTCAAGGCAATAATGCCGCTACGGTACAGCAGGAAGTCGCTAAACGGAGCAATGCTGTGATTGAATTATTGCGAAATCGTAATGTACAACAGCTAAAAACCACAGGAATTCGACTACAACCCAATTATGATTACAGTAACAATCAAAGACGCTTAATCGGTTATGTAGGAGTCAATACCGTCAGTTTCCGTTTTCCGGTTGAGCAAGTGGGCGTATTATTAGACGATGTTATTAGAACCGGAGCCACTCGGATTGATAATATTAGTTTAACCGCTTCTGAATCAGCCATTACCCAAGCTCAACGACAAGCCTTACAGCAAGCAACCGCAGATGCTCAACAACAAGCTGAAGTGGTTTTGAAATCTCTTAATTTAAATGCAAAAGAAATTGTCAGCATCTCTATCAATGGTGCCAATGTACCACAGCCGAGACTGCTTGAAAATCAGGGATTTGCGGCTAAGGCGGATGCGGCTAGTACACCTGTTGTAGGCGGCGAACAAACGGTCAATGCTTCAGTGACATTACAGATTAGCTACTAA
- a CDS encoding FAD-dependent oxidoreductase translates to MLKTTVSSWWRSLTLVPVNLILWQLAAPLTVAAPPRNPDQTVECQILIIGGGLAGSAAAYESLLQGKTVCLTEITDWVGGQISAQGTSALDERPTQRQKLIYPKGYLELRERLAKHYGKLNPGECWVSESCFLPRDADKLLMKQLTDAAKRGKGKLKWFPSTVVKELEIKKVNNGGTGEQITSVIAIQHRPAKGAPPLNTYPLSQTIEDAYRYDNSARFDKTILKFVPKPPKKPEPADWYVIEATETGEIIGLADVPYRLGVDPRTYLEPSSSSTTGDPYCTQGFTYTFAMEATKDPQPQQMPPFYPQHAPYYSYELPRLADFDLVYTYRRIWSPKAGDQKTFGGITFTQPTPGDISMQNWTWGNDYRPGTAQDNFIYTREQLKANGELNPGGWMGGLRTETLKKGEDHALGYYYWLVAGTTDSQLGEGVKKPNPNNRFLSGLDSPMGTVHGLSKYPYIREGRRIIGRPSFIYDDGFMITEIDISRRDYKDDYYRKTLSPDTYRRLQAALAFLEGIDVLNGNVSPDAVQRRKRSTIYADSVGIGHYAIDFHPCMIESPPEKAGNKEKEGERRGQGQAYPFQIPLRAMIPQKIDNLLVAGKSIAVSHIAAAAYRVHSFEWSSGAAAGITAAFALDQQILPYQLVTEPLFSQKKLQELRAKIDESGNPTAFPDTSIFNDNWDDWK, encoded by the coding sequence ATGTTAAAGACAACGGTTAGCTCCTGGTGGCGTTCCCTTACTCTTGTTCCTGTTAATCTTATTCTCTGGCAATTAGCCGCGCCTTTGACTGTAGCCGCACCGCCAAGAAATCCTGATCAAACCGTTGAGTGCCAAATTTTAATTATTGGGGGTGGACTGGCCGGCTCAGCCGCCGCTTATGAAAGCTTATTACAGGGAAAAACAGTCTGTTTAACCGAAATAACCGACTGGGTGGGAGGACAAATTTCTGCTCAAGGAACTTCGGCCTTAGATGAACGTCCCACTCAGCGCCAAAAATTGATTTATCCCAAAGGTTATTTAGAATTGAGAGAGCGCCTTGCCAAACATTATGGTAAACTCAATCCGGGCGAGTGTTGGGTGAGTGAATCTTGTTTTTTACCCCGTGATGCTGACAAATTGTTAATGAAACAACTCACTGATGCCGCCAAACGGGGAAAAGGAAAATTGAAATGGTTTCCCTCCACAGTGGTTAAAGAATTAGAGATTAAAAAAGTCAATAATGGGGGTACAGGCGAACAAATCACCAGTGTGATCGCCATTCAACACCGTCCCGCCAAAGGTGCGCCGCCGCTAAACACCTACCCGCTTTCCCAAACCATTGAAGACGCTTATCGCTACGACAATTCAGCACGATTCGACAAAACCATTCTTAAATTTGTGCCTAAACCGCCGAAAAAACCCGAACCGGCCGACTGGTATGTAATTGAAGCCACCGAAACCGGCGAAATTATTGGATTAGCAGATGTCCCCTATCGTTTAGGCGTTGATCCTCGCACTTATTTAGAACCTTCCTCTTCAAGTACCACCGGCGATCCTTATTGTACTCAAGGGTTTACCTATACCTTTGCGATGGAGGCCACCAAAGACCCTCAACCTCAACAAATGCCCCCATTTTACCCTCAACACGCGCCTTACTATAGCTATGAACTGCCACGATTAGCAGACTTTGATTTAGTCTATACTTATCGCCGCATCTGGAGTCCTAAAGCCGGAGATCAAAAAACCTTTGGCGGCATTACCTTTACCCAACCCACACCCGGCGATATCTCGATGCAAAATTGGACTTGGGGAAATGATTACCGCCCCGGTACAGCCCAAGATAATTTTATCTATACTCGGGAGCAACTCAAAGCCAATGGAGAATTAAACCCCGGGGGATGGATGGGAGGACTAAGAACAGAAACCCTTAAAAAAGGAGAAGACCACGCCCTAGGATATTACTATTGGCTAGTAGCCGGAACTACAGATTCCCAATTAGGAGAAGGTGTCAAAAAACCTAACCCTAACAACCGTTTTCTCTCAGGGTTAGACTCGCCGATGGGAACCGTACATGGTTTATCTAAATATCCTTATATCCGAGAGGGAAGACGTATCATCGGACGGCCTTCTTTTATATACGATGACGGGTTTATGATTACAGAAATTGATATTTCTCGTCGTGACTATAAAGACGACTACTACCGTAAAACCTTATCCCCTGATACCTACCGTCGCTTACAAGCCGCCTTAGCTTTTTTAGAAGGAATAGATGTGCTTAACGGGAATGTCTCACCAGATGCAGTGCAACGACGTAAACGATCCACGATTTATGCAGATTCGGTAGGAATTGGTCATTATGCCATTGACTTCCACCCTTGTATGATTGAATCACCCCCAGAAAAAGCCGGCAATAAGGAAAAAGAAGGAGAAAGACGAGGACAAGGACAGGCCTATCCCTTTCAAATTCCTCTTAGGGCTATGATTCCCCAAAAAATTGATAACTTGTTAGTGGCTGGTAAAAGTATTGCGGTTAGTCATATTGCGGCGGCGGCCTATCGAGTACATTCTTTTGAGTGGTCATCGGGTGCGGCAGCCGGCATAACGGCAGCATTTGCTCTCGATCAGCAGATTCTACCCTATCAATTGGTAACTGAACCGCTTTTTAGCCAGAAAAAGTTACAAGAGTTGCGCGCTAAGATCGATGAAAGTGGTAACCCTACTGCTTTTCCTGATACCTCTATCTTTAATGATAATTGGGATGATTGGAAATAA